Proteins found in one Herbiconiux sp. A18JL235 genomic segment:
- a CDS encoding ABC transporter ATP-binding protein produces the protein MNETTETPAVKLRGLTKSFGANQVVQPLDLEIGRNEFFSILGPSGCGKTTLMRMITGFEKPTGGSVELDGKNVDGVPTKSRDLNMLFQSYALFPHLTVYENVAFELRVRRTPKREIDQRVREALELVRLGAFGDRKPAELSGGQRQRVALARAVVGRPAVVLLDEPLGALDQKLRKEMQFELKRMQREVGITFIYVTHDQEEALTMSDRIAVMSEGRVLQVASPIEIYDAPSSRFVASFIGSCNLLDGVVDVQGGSVTVPGVGSVPAAVPADARPGTGVTLAIRPERVTMTAAVAGTAGTAAGSAPADSVAGTLVERVFLGDEWTFHVLLESRGLVTVSVPSGAESAALGAVADGSPVVLSWPADAARVLPADGSAAFPSSSPASPAAASSNPAASVTTPEVSA, from the coding sequence ATGAACGAGACCACCGAGACGCCGGCGGTGAAGCTCCGCGGCCTCACCAAGAGCTTCGGAGCCAACCAGGTCGTGCAGCCGCTCGACCTCGAGATCGGCCGCAACGAGTTCTTCAGCATCCTGGGCCCCTCCGGATGCGGCAAGACCACGCTAATGCGCATGATCACCGGCTTCGAGAAGCCCACCGGCGGCTCGGTGGAGCTCGACGGCAAGAACGTCGACGGCGTTCCGACCAAGTCGCGTGACCTCAACATGCTGTTCCAGAGCTACGCGCTGTTCCCGCACCTGACGGTGTACGAGAACGTCGCCTTCGAGCTGCGGGTGCGCCGCACGCCGAAGCGCGAGATCGACCAGCGGGTGCGGGAAGCCCTCGAGCTCGTGCGGCTCGGAGCCTTCGGCGACCGCAAGCCGGCCGAACTCTCGGGCGGCCAGCGCCAGCGCGTCGCCCTCGCCAGGGCCGTCGTCGGCCGCCCCGCGGTGGTGCTGCTCGACGAGCCGCTCGGCGCCCTCGACCAGAAGCTCCGCAAGGAGATGCAGTTCGAGCTGAAGCGCATGCAGCGGGAGGTGGGCATCACCTTCATCTACGTCACCCACGACCAGGAGGAGGCGCTCACCATGAGCGACCGCATCGCCGTGATGAGTGAGGGTCGGGTGCTTCAGGTCGCGAGCCCGATCGAGATCTACGACGCGCCCTCCTCCCGGTTCGTCGCCTCCTTCATCGGCAGCTGCAATCTGCTCGACGGCGTCGTCGACGTGCAGGGCGGCTCGGTCACCGTGCCCGGCGTGGGTTCCGTTCCCGCGGCGGTGCCGGCGGACGCCCGGCCCGGCACAGGTGTGACCCTCGCCATCAGGCCGGAACGGGTCACCATGACCGCGGCGGTCGCAGGCACAGCGGGCACGGCGGCGGGTTCGGCTCCGGCCGACTCCGTCGCAGGAACCCTCGTCGAACGCGTCTTCCTCGGCGACGAATGGACCTTCCACGTGCTGCTCGAGTCACGCGGCCTCGTGACGGTGAGCGTGCCGAGCGGCGCGGAGTCGGCAGCTCTCGGGGCTGTCGCCGACGGGTCGCCCGTCGTGCTGTCGTGGCCCGCCGATGCGGCGCGCGTGCTCCCCGCCGACGGCTCGGCAGCATTCCCGTCCTCCAGCCCGGCCTCCCCCGCCGCCGCATCCTCCAACCCCGCCGCATCCGTCACCACCCCGGAGGTCTCCGCGTGA
- a CDS encoding PotD/PotF family extracellular solute-binding protein, translated as MNKKFLALGAVALASATVLAGCSAGDASSTSAGGDGSLSIYAWSGEIPDSVVAGFEKETGIQVTVDTFDSNETMISKLAAGNSGYDIVEPSQYAVQLMVQRDLVSEIDHSKLEGFDNLAEKFVDPSFDPGNTYSLPWAWGTTGILYNEACTGAPVTGWSDMWNPAYSGKIYMLDNMLSAYIAGLQVNGLSATTTDQADIEKATDSLLEQKPLLGGYNSTNYADLVGTGDACIAEAYSGTTSAKAVEANPDVHYIIPEEGGTLWTDNFSIVKGTANEDAAYQWLNYTLRPEVAALLTDDASLASANEAALPLVADQSQVENPAIYAPADSLTNSEFIVDPGDALAYFQDGWTRVRAS; from the coding sequence ATGAACAAGAAGTTCCTGGCCCTCGGGGCCGTCGCCCTGGCCTCCGCCACCGTGCTCGCCGGATGCTCGGCGGGCGACGCCTCGTCGACTTCCGCCGGCGGCGACGGCTCGCTCAGCATCTACGCCTGGTCGGGCGAGATCCCCGACTCGGTCGTCGCGGGCTTCGAGAAGGAGACCGGCATCCAGGTCACCGTCGACACCTTCGACAGCAACGAGACCATGATCTCGAAGCTCGCCGCCGGCAACTCCGGCTACGACATCGTCGAGCCCAGCCAGTACGCCGTGCAGCTCATGGTGCAGCGCGACCTGGTCTCCGAGATCGACCACTCGAAGCTCGAGGGCTTCGACAACCTCGCCGAGAAGTTCGTCGACCCCTCCTTCGACCCCGGCAACACCTACTCGCTCCCGTGGGCCTGGGGCACCACCGGCATCCTCTACAACGAGGCCTGCACAGGCGCCCCCGTCACCGGCTGGAGCGACATGTGGAACCCGGCCTACAGCGGCAAGATCTACATGCTCGACAACATGCTCTCGGCCTACATCGCCGGCCTCCAGGTGAACGGGCTCTCCGCCACCACCACCGACCAGGCCGACATCGAGAAGGCCACCGACTCGCTGCTCGAGCAGAAGCCGCTGCTCGGCGGCTACAACAGCACGAACTACGCCGACCTCGTCGGCACGGGTGACGCCTGCATCGCCGAGGCCTACTCGGGCACCACGTCGGCGAAGGCCGTCGAGGCCAACCCCGACGTGCACTACATCATCCCCGAAGAGGGCGGCACGCTCTGGACGGATAACTTCTCCATCGTCAAGGGCACGGCCAACGAGGATGCCGCGTACCAGTGGCTGAACTACACGCTGCGCCCCGAGGTGGCCGCGCTCCTCACCGACGACGCGTCGCTCGCCTCCGCCAACGAGGCGGCCCTTCCGCTCGTCGCCGACCAGTCGCAGGTGGAGAACCCGGCCATCTACGCCCCGGCCGACTCGCTCACCAACTCCGAGTTCATCGTCGACCCGGGAGACGCCCTGGCGTACTTCCAGGACGGCTGGACCCGCGTGCGCGCCTCCTGA
- a CDS encoding ABC transporter permease: MDRLTSWIARLVFVFLYLPIAALIVYSFNSSEVSYRFDGFTFRWYAELFRDQLLLDSLRTSALVGLIAALAATVIGFLTSFALVRFRVRGRAFFIGAILIPLIVPEIVLGVAMLTVFSTASIPTGLLTLVLGHIVITLPLATLVMMGAMSSLDPSLSEAATDLGASPWVTFRRVLFPLLRPSILAAFLLSFTTSFSNIVISTFTAGVGTTTLPLRIYSTLRTGLTPELNALGTLLVVATLGIILVVGVSQMRRILAGPRP; encoded by the coding sequence ATGGACCGCCTGACCTCCTGGATCGCCCGACTCGTCTTCGTCTTCCTCTACCTGCCCATCGCGGCGCTCATCGTCTACTCCTTCAACTCCTCCGAGGTGAGCTACCGGTTCGACGGCTTCACCTTCCGCTGGTACGCCGAGCTGTTCCGCGACCAGCTGCTGCTCGACTCGCTGCGCACGAGCGCCCTGGTCGGCCTCATCGCGGCGCTCGCGGCGACGGTGATCGGCTTCCTCACCTCGTTCGCCCTGGTGCGCTTCAGGGTGAGGGGTCGCGCGTTCTTCATCGGCGCCATCCTCATCCCGCTCATCGTGCCCGAGATCGTGCTGGGTGTCGCGATGCTCACCGTCTTCAGCACCGCGAGCATCCCGACCGGCCTCCTCACCCTGGTGCTCGGTCACATCGTCATCACCCTCCCGCTCGCGACCCTGGTGATGATGGGCGCGATGTCGTCGCTCGACCCGAGCCTCTCCGAGGCGGCGACCGACCTCGGCGCCTCCCCGTGGGTGACCTTCCGGCGGGTGCTGTTCCCGCTGCTGCGCCCCAGCATCCTCGCCGCCTTCCTGCTGAGCTTCACCACCTCGTTCTCGAACATCGTCATCTCCACCTTCACCGCCGGCGTCGGCACCACCACGCTGCCGCTGCGCATCTACTCGACCCTGCGTACGGGGCTCACACCCGAGCTCAACGCGCTGGGCACGCTGCTCGTCGTGGCGACCCTCGGCATCATCCTCGTCGTGGGCGTCTCGCAGATGCGCCGCATCCTCGCCGGGCCTCGTCCGTAG
- a CDS encoding ABC transporter permease encodes MNASSPTTARRRFAPSAAGYLMLLPALAVIVLLVIVPMLIIARDSFAISDPLGGNLGGFTLDNYTKLIDPVYAKTLGYSLGMAALNAVVCTVVGYIVAYYIATRPASRQPILLVLVIIPFLTDFLVRTFAWITLLGSGGPFISLARALGVDAQSLVPSQLAVTLSLLYAFLPVAVFPIYASMRAIDPSLKEAAADLGAGWFQTHARVFIPLSASGLASSVMLTFVPTLGVFVIPVLLGGGKDPLVGNLIVTLFTEFRNEPLGAALSMVVLVLMLASVAGAGLVLRARGRASRRTRKEA; translated from the coding sequence GTGAACGCATCGAGCCCCACGACCGCGCGGCGCCGCTTCGCACCGTCGGCCGCCGGCTACCTGATGCTGCTGCCGGCTCTCGCCGTGATCGTGCTGCTCGTCATCGTGCCGATGCTCATCATCGCCCGCGACAGCTTCGCCATCAGCGACCCCCTCGGCGGCAACCTCGGTGGCTTCACCCTCGACAACTACACGAAGCTGATCGACCCGGTCTACGCCAAGACCCTCGGCTACAGCCTCGGCATGGCGGCCCTCAACGCCGTGGTGTGCACGGTCGTCGGATACATCGTCGCCTACTACATCGCCACCCGGCCGGCCTCGCGGCAGCCGATCCTGCTGGTGCTCGTCATCATCCCGTTCCTCACCGACTTCCTGGTGCGCACCTTCGCGTGGATCACCCTGCTCGGCTCGGGCGGCCCGTTCATCTCGCTCGCCAGGGCGCTCGGCGTCGACGCCCAGTCGCTCGTGCCGTCGCAGCTCGCCGTCACGCTCTCGCTCCTGTACGCCTTCCTCCCAGTCGCCGTCTTCCCCATCTACGCCTCCATGCGGGCGATCGACCCGTCGCTGAAGGAAGCGGCGGCCGACCTCGGCGCGGGCTGGTTCCAGACCCACGCCAGAGTGTTCATCCCGCTCTCGGCCTCGGGACTCGCTTCGTCGGTGATGCTCACCTTCGTCCCCACCCTCGGCGTGTTCGTCATCCCTGTGCTTCTCGGCGGCGGTAAGGACCCGCTCGTCGGGAACCTGATCGTGACCCTGTTCACCGAGTTCCGCAACGAGCCGCTCGGCGCCGCACTCTCGATGGTCGTACTCGTGCTCATGCTCGCCTCGGTCGCGGGCGCCGGCCTGGTGCTGCGCGCCAGGGGCCGCGCGTCGCGCCGCACCCGGAAGGAGGCGTGA
- a CDS encoding phage holin family protein, with product MAVIWAVVALILFAVGRTQLKKVDGAPKTVDSPKKIPETLKRNEENR from the coding sequence GTGGCCGTCATCTGGGCGGTCGTGGCCCTCATCCTGTTCGCGGTCGGCCGCACGCAGCTGAAGAAGGTCGACGGCGCTCCGAAGACCGTCGACTCGCCGAAGAAGATCCCGGAGACGTTGAAGAGGAATGAGGAGAACCGATGA
- a CDS encoding DUF3618 domain-containing protein, translating to MSDTPEEIRAEIERTRRELGGDVDALADKVTPSKIVHRQTDKVKEAVGGVKDRVFGVADSAVDSGASAVGSAAGAVAGATGRVASKAEGNPLAVGLIAFGVGLLAASLIPSSEKEKEVASTLKEQAQPLVDKATDAAKEMGEHLKEPAQQAAAAVKDAASGAVENIKAEATTAKDEVTDQVQHSRENLAGS from the coding sequence ATGAGCGACACACCAGAAGAGATCCGCGCTGAGATCGAGCGCACCCGTCGCGAGCTCGGCGGCGACGTCGACGCTCTCGCCGACAAGGTCACCCCGTCGAAGATCGTGCACCGCCAGACCGACAAGGTGAAGGAGGCCGTCGGCGGGGTGAAAGACCGCGTCTTCGGTGTCGCCGACTCCGCCGTCGACTCCGGTGCCTCGGCCGTGGGCTCCGCGGCGGGCGCCGTCGCGGGCGCCACGGGCCGGGTCGCGTCGAAGGCCGAGGGCAACCCGCTCGCCGTGGGTCTCATCGCCTTCGGCGTCGGCCTGCTCGCCGCGTCGCTTATCCCCTCCTCCGAGAAGGAGAAGGAGGTGGCGTCGACCCTCAAGGAACAGGCGCAGCCGCTCGTCGACAAGGCGACGGACGCGGCCAAGGAGATGGGCGAGCACCTCAAGGAGCCTGCCCAGCAGGCCGCAGCCGCGGTGAAGGACGCCGCGAGCGGCGCTGTGGAGAACATCAAGGCCGAGGCCACGACCGCCAAGGACGAGGTGACCGACCAGGTGCAGCACTCGCGCGAGAACCTCGCCGGGAGCTGA
- a CDS encoding TetR/AcrR family transcriptional regulator, whose amino-acid sequence MPKRIDAEARTEQIAAAALRVLERDGLAALSVRGVAAEAGIAAASLRRVFPTQQALRVYCFELIEARATTRIRSLDLTGRALVDAMLGELLPLDAERRSELVAQVQLGVLALTDDALRPAARSLSDGVDRVCRLALDILTAEGMFAGSRDVDHETRRLRAVLDGIALHALWTGDAAPSSQMLDTLALHLDELAGP is encoded by the coding sequence GTGCCGAAGAGGATCGACGCCGAGGCTCGTACCGAGCAGATCGCCGCTGCCGCCCTCCGGGTGCTGGAGCGCGACGGCCTCGCCGCGCTGTCGGTGCGCGGGGTGGCGGCCGAAGCCGGGATCGCTGCGGCTTCGCTCAGGCGGGTGTTCCCCACGCAGCAGGCCCTGCGCGTGTACTGCTTCGAACTCATCGAGGCCAGGGCCACGACGCGCATCCGATCTCTCGACCTGACGGGGCGGGCGCTGGTCGACGCGATGCTCGGCGAGCTGCTGCCGCTCGATGCCGAGCGCCGCTCCGAGCTCGTTGCGCAGGTGCAGCTCGGCGTGCTGGCGCTCACCGACGACGCGCTGCGACCGGCCGCGCGATCGCTGAGCGACGGGGTCGACCGGGTCTGCCGGCTCGCGCTCGACATCCTGACGGCGGAAGGGATGTTCGCGGGCAGCCGCGACGTCGACCACGAGACCCGGCGACTGCGAGCCGTGCTCGACGGCATCGCTCTGCACGCCCTGTGGACGGGTGACGCCGCCCCCAGCTCGCAGATGCTCGACACCCTCGCGCTCCACCTCGACGAGCTCGCCGGCCCCTAA